Proteins encoded in a region of the Triticum dicoccoides isolate Atlit2015 ecotype Zavitan chromosome 3A, WEW_v2.0, whole genome shotgun sequence genome:
- the LOC119270186 gene encoding uncharacterized protein LOC119270186 isoform X2 has product MECAGEDDGTGSGSRRRSRSMSMGGSDATSTMSDGGTTAVKQHQALRLVEDLSLPSVQVVVMSANMGCSHCRQRVTKVVTKMNGLLDYMVDFGKKEVTVRGTVIHTKKKKKRKKQQQYMIAGLEKVPPAANVGARTLSWFLGCYGS; this is encoded by the exons ATGGAGTGTGCAGGGGAAGATGATGGCacagggagtggaagcaggaggaggagcaggagcatgAGCATGGGCGGATCAGATGCAACGTCGACCATGAGCGACGGCGGCACGACGGCGGTCAAGCAGCACCAGGCTCTGAGGCTCGTGGAGGACCTCTCCCTCCCTTCG GTGCAGGTGGTGGTGATGAGCGCCAACATGGGCTGCTCCCACTGCCGACAGCGGGTCACCAAGGTCGTCACCAAGATGAACG GGCTGCTGGATTACATGGTGGATTTCGGGAAGAAGGAGGTGACGGTGAGGGGCACGGTAATTcacaccaagaagaagaagaagaggaagaagcagcAGCAGTACATGATCGCTGGGCTGGAGAAGGTGCCGCCTGCTGCTAACGTGGGCGCCAGGACGCTCTCCTGGTTTTTGGGATGCTACGGTTCATAG
- the LOC119270186 gene encoding uncharacterized protein LOC119270186 isoform X1 has protein sequence MECAGEDDGTGSGSRRRSRSMSMGGSDATSTMSDGGTTAVKQHQALRLVEDLSLPSVQVVVMSANMGCSHCRQRVTKVVTKMNAGLLDYMVDFGKKEVTVRGTVIHTKKKKKRKKQQQYMIAGLEKVPPAANVGARTLSWFLGCYGS, from the exons ATGGAGTGTGCAGGGGAAGATGATGGCacagggagtggaagcaggaggaggagcaggagcatgAGCATGGGCGGATCAGATGCAACGTCGACCATGAGCGACGGCGGCACGACGGCGGTCAAGCAGCACCAGGCTCTGAGGCTCGTGGAGGACCTCTCCCTCCCTTCG GTGCAGGTGGTGGTGATGAGCGCCAACATGGGCTGCTCCCACTGCCGACAGCGGGTCACCAAGGTCGTCACCAAGATGAACG CAGGGCTGCTGGATTACATGGTGGATTTCGGGAAGAAGGAGGTGACGGTGAGGGGCACGGTAATTcacaccaagaagaagaagaagaggaagaagcagcAGCAGTACATGATCGCTGGGCTGGAGAAGGTGCCGCCTGCTGCTAACGTGGGCGCCAGGACGCTCTCCTGGTTTTTGGGATGCTACGGTTCATAG
- the LOC119270188 gene encoding uncharacterized protein LOC119270188, which yields MEDGDGEAAREAIAARMRGGDYTGARTLLLETLQTNPGLDGAVEMLAVLEVLCAAPAGRPPHWYRALQVLPGDGAAAIEARHRALLAQLEPVRDALPGADLALRLVDEAYKVLSDPAKRASFDSSNTAGGSVKQMAVGAFSSAHADLRRDSISLTERMHVDGSATPLGTNPDLHRVKSVDTKNVQQIDRPFLDAGNCSNLASSSKTKRTDHCFPGDDGEFWLHEENHADKKLKSVWEKDVYSVSSSEEDPDGCFADLSDAMQDDPCSSQQYDYHNFEEDRLIQQFATGQIWAGYDWEKFPRRYARINEVLTDKMQLYVSWFKPCPQSHEEKNWLSASLPFVCGTFIVEERQISLSSISMFSHEISRDTLNQQLEVFPRLGEVWAIYSDWDIGWCNNPEMRKKSAFSVVEILTSYSEESGCTVAPLVKVGGFRSVFQRYMRSGREQVLQVCSDNLLMFSHRIPLFRFTHEAGTVLELEHSIVPENLRHQNTLASVTPLSPLSGLDSDTNGFHEAAMAQFSSASTSNLGSGISQQGVMNYNSKLSPEDFMEGQIWAVYDARDRMPRSYVRIIHVVSDATIFVLKLEPHPMLNEEIRWVEDGLPVACGVFRAGTGTTYKDISAFSHPVQCDWSSKKSFYRIFPKKGEIWAMYKNWKITLNSTDIDKCEPRMVEILSDYTDENGVNVCSLTRVKGCLSFFQRALLEGFHLTRWISKSEMLSFSHRVPAFVVIEIRERDIPQGSWHLEPSALPFRSIH from the coding sequence ATGGAGGATGgggacggcgaggcggcgcgggaggcAATCGCGGCGAGGATGCGGGGCGGGGACTACACCGGCGCCAGGACGCTGCTGCTGGAGACGCTGCAGACCAACCCCGGCCTCGACGGCGCTGTCGAGATGCTCGCCGTGCTCGAGGTCCTCTGCGCCGCCCCCGCCGGCCGCCCGCCGCACTGGTACCGGGCCCTCCAGGTCCTTCCTGgggacggcgccgccgccatcgAGGCGCGGCACAGGGCCCTCCTGGCCCAGCTGGAGCCCGTCAGGGACGCCCTCCCCGGCGCCGACCTGGCGCTCCGCCTCGTCGACGAAGCCTACAAGGTGCTGTCCGACCCGGCCAAGAGGGCCAGCTTCGACTCGAGCAACACGGCGGGGGGTTCGGTCAAGCAGATGGCAGTAGGTGCGTTCAGCAGTGCTCACGCTGACTTGCGGCGTGACTCCATTTCGCTGACCGAACGGATGCATGTCGATGGGTCAGCAACTCCTCTCGGCACAAATCCTGACCTGCATAGAGTAAAAAGCGTGGACACGAAGAATGTTCAGCAGATTGACCGACCATTTCTGGATGCAGGAAATTGTTCAAACTTGGCTAGTTCTTCCAAAACCAAGAGGACCGACCATTGCTTTCCAGGTGATGATGGCGAGTTCTGGTTGCATGAGGAAAACCATGCAGACAAGAAGCTGAAGAGTGTATGGGAGAAGGACGTGTATTCTGTGTCCTCGTCGGAGGAAGATCCCGACGGCTGCTTTGCTGATCTCTCAGATGCCATGCAAGATGACCCCTGCTCTAGTCAACAGTATGACTATCATAACTTTGAGGAGGACAGGTTGATACAGCAATTTGCTACTGGCCAGATCTGGGCAGGGTATGACTGGGAGAAGTTTCCTCGCAGATATGCACGGATAAATGAAGTTTTGACAGATAAGATGCAGTTATatgtatcatggttcaaaccatgcCCGCAATCTCATGAAGAGAAGAACTGGTTAAGTGCAAGCTTGCCGTTCGTCTGTGGAACCTTCATTGTGGAAGAACGGCAAATATCGCTATCTTCTATAAGTATGTTTTCCCATGAAATATCTCGTGATACTCTAAATCAGCAACTTGAAGTATTTCCCCGGCTAGGAGAAGTATGGGCCATCTACAGTGATTGGGACATTGGGTGGTGCAATAATCCTGAAATGCGGAAGAAGAGTGCCTTTTCTGTTGTAGAAATTCTTACCAGTTATTCAGAAGAATCAGGCTGTACAGTTGCGCCCTTGGTAAAGGTAGGTGGATTTAGAAGCGTTTTCCAGAGGTACATGAGGAGTGGGAGGGAGCAGGTATTACAAGTCTGCAGTGACAATCTGCTCATGTTTTCTCACAGGATCCCTTTGTTTAGGTTTACTCATGAGGCTGGAACAGTCCTGGAGCTTGAACATTCTATTGTACCAGAAAATCTGCGGCATCAAAATACATTGGCAAGTGTGACTCCTCTGTCCCCACTTTCAGGTTTGGATAGTGATACAAATGGCTTTCATGAAGCTGCTATGGCGCAATTCTCCAGTGCTTCAACTAGCAATTTGGGTTCAGGTATTTCCCAGCAAGGAgtgatgaactacaatagcaagtTGTCACCTGAAGATTTTATGGAGGGGCAGATCTGGGCTGTGTACGATGCTCGGGATCGGATGCCTAGGTCTTATGTCAGAATAATCCATGTGGTTTCAGATGCTACAATTTTTGTGTTGAAGTTGGAACCACATCCAATGCTTAACGAAGAAATACGGTGGGTCGAAGATGGCTTACCGGTTGCTTGTGGGGTATTTCGAGCTGGTACTGGAACTACTTACAAGGACATATCAGCTTTCTCTCATCCTGTACAGTGTGACTGGAGCTCAAAGAAGTCTTTCTATCGAATCTTCCCGAAGAAAGGGGAAATATGGGCAATGTACAAAAATTGGAAGATTACCTTAAATAGCACTGATATTGACAAATGTGAACCTCGCATGGTTGAGATCCTCTCAGATTACACTGATGAGAATGGAGTTAATGTGTGCAGCTTGACTCGCGTAAAAGGCTGTTTATCATTTTTCCAGAGAGCATTACTGGAAGGTTTCCATTTGACAAGGTGGATTTCGAAGTCTGAAATGCTCAGCTTTTCGCATCGAGTTCCTGCTTTTGTTGTCATTGAAATCAGAGAGCGTGATATACCACAAGGGTCATGGCACCTGGAACCAAGTGCCCTACCTTTTAGGAGCATACATTGA